The DNA window AGAACGTCGACGGCAGGCTTTCGCCGTCTCTTGCGCGAGATCGCCACGCTGCTTTGCTACGAAGTCACCCGCGACCTGGAACTCTCCGACGTCGAGATCGAAACACCGCTCGAGACCATGATGGCGCCGACCCTGCACGGCAAGAAGCTGGTCTTCGCCTCGGTGCTGCGCGCCGGCAACGGTCTTCTGGAGGGCATGCTCGATCTCGTGCCGGCCGCCCGCGTCGCCCATGTCGGCCTCTACCGTGATCCGAAGACGCTGACGGCGGTGGAATACTATTTCAAGGCGCCGGAAGACATCGGCGACCGCCTGACCATCGTCGTCGACCCGATGCTGGCGACGGCCAATTCGGCGGTGGCGGCGGTCGAACGGCTGAAGGAGCGGGGCGCGAAGGATCTGCGCTTCGTCTGCCTGCTCGCCGCGCCGGAAGGCATCGAGCGGTTCCGGGGCGAATTCCCCGACGTGCCGATCTACACCGCCGCGATCGATCGCCAGCTCAACGAGAAGGGCTACATCGTGCCGGGGCTCGGCGATGCCGGCGACCGGATGTACGGCACCAAGTAGGTCGCGCCGGTTTGCACGGCATCTGAGTGTTTCGGGTCACGCTTCCTGAACCATGGTGAGCGGAACCGAGGGCCCCTTCGCTGTGTCGGGGCCCGCCTTTACGTCAGCTTCACACCAGATTGCAAAAACTCGTCTCCCTGAGTTTCGATGGATGGGCCTTGTTCCGTGCGGACGCGGCCTGCCGAGAAAGGGAGACCGCCTGATGGCGCGCCTCGTCTTTGCCGTTCTGTGCCTGCTGACGGTTGTCGCCTGGATGGTGCCGGACCTTGAACAACTTGGCGCCAGGGACGACCTCGCCGTTGTAGCGACCGCAACCGTCGCATCCCCGGACGATGCCGCTTTGCCGCGTCTTGGCGGGCACGAGGTGCTGGTGCCGAGCGATCCGCGCGGGCATTTCGTCATGTCGATGATGCTGAACAGCACGCCGACGCGCATGCTGGCCGACACCGGCGCGACGGTGGTGGCCCTGCGCGAGAGCGACGCCCGGCGCGTGGGTATCTTCGTTGGGCGCAACGACTACCGGCAGCCGATCAATACCGCCAACGGTCAGGCGTTCGGTGCGCCGGTCCGGATTGCGTCGATGCGGATCGACGCCATCGAGCTCAACGACGTCGAGGCCATCGTCATGCCGGACGAGTCCCTGCAGACCAATCTCCTGGGCATGAGCTTCCTGAGCCGGCTGGAGCGTTTCGAGATTTCGGGCGGCCAACTCGTCCTCGCGGACTGACGGCGGCAAGCCCGGAGGCTTCCTATCGCCCGGCCATGCCGGTGGACAGGCGCTCGGACGCGCCGCGCAGGATCATGCGCACGCTGACCTCTTCGTCGGTCGCCGAGAAATCCACCATCTGGCCCTTGACGCGCTTGATGGCGACCCTGAGCGCTGCCAGCGCCAGATTCCAGTCCGTAGCGTTGGAGGAGGCATCGGCGAGCTCGGCGCCGGCAGCCGGCGCGCGGGCGCGGACGGTGTAGGCCGCCGTCTCGAAGTTGATGCCCTTGCCCTCCACGACGATGTCCACCGGAGACTTGCCGATGCGGGCCATCGCCGTCAGCAGGGCAAGCCGCATCACGGCGTCGATGTCGTGTGAGTCGCCGCTGACCGTCGGCGCCTCGACCGAGCTTTCCGCGCTCTTTACGAGGCCGACCGCCTGCGCGTCGTTGATCCAGGCCTCGGCCATGGGCATCGGCTCGATCGACCCGTCCGGACCGCTGGGAGCGGGCGCCATCAGGCTGAGGCAGCTCTCCAGCATCATCTTCAGTTCCAGTTGCCGCCGCGAGCGTTCCTCGACATCGCGCCAGCCGCGGTCGCGCTCCTCGATGAGGGAGAGCCGTTCCTTGTAGAGTTTCGTTGCGTCCGTCAGCAGGAGAACGGTCGTCTTGAAGCCCTCGGTGTCCTCATTGGCGACGGCGCTGGCCAGCAGGTAGGTCGGTGTCGGGGCTTCCATCGCCTCGACCAGATAGGTCTCGGTCCCGAAGTTCACGCCGGCCTTGTCGAGCGAGACGGTCTGATCGGACGCCGTCAGGCGGAGCGTTCGGGGCAGTTCCTTGCCGCCTTGGTCGAATTCGAGGTTGACGAGGCTGTGTGCGGCCGGATTGGCGGCAAGGATGACGCCTTTGTCGGAGAACTGGATGACGCCGATCGGGGAGGTCGAGAGCAGCATGTCCGCCACCATCACCTTCGTCCGCCAGGCCGCCGCGAACTGGAGCAGGAAATCGTCGATCTCGCGCGCGAGGTGGCCAATCTCGTCGCGCCGTCCGATGTCGCATCGCTCCTCGCCCGCGCGGGTCGGCGTCAGCAGGGCCTCGCGGACGATGCGGTTGATGCGCTTGGCCGGCAAGGCGATGCGCTGGCGCACCAGAAAGCCGGAGAAAAGCGAGACGAGCAGCCCGATCATGACCGACATGATGCGCAACTGCCTGAGATTGGCGGCGACGCGTGCCAGCATCTGGGAGGTGTCGACCCGGATCAGCAGGTGGTAGGCGGTCTGGGATTCTTCCGGGCTGATGTGAAACTCGGCGCGCGCCTCCTCGCTGCTTTCGGGCGCGGGTATGACACCGTGGCGGATGGCGTTGAACGTCGTGAACGGCCGCTCGCCGAAGGTTTCAAGCTGGCTGCCGGTCGCATCGAAGATCGACGCACCCTTGAGGGCGTCGATCACGACGAGACGAGTGCCGACGCGGCCGATCTCTTCGGCCTTGCTCTGGAAGCGCGGATCGATCGCCGACTGCAGGAGCGCGATGCTCGTCTTGCGCAGATTGGCGAGTTCTTCGGTGTAGCGCAGTTTACCGATGAAGAAGATGGCCGCGTTGATACCGCCGACCGTGACCACGAAGGTCAGGGACGCGACGATGAACGTCGCGCTGATGGCCGACGGGAGGGAGAACTTGATGAGCTTGCGCCCGGAGCCCTCGGATTTGGCCTTATCCTTCGTCATGGCCACCGCCCGCTCCGGCTCGAAGAGGAGAGGTCGTCGATCACCGCGCCGCGGAGCCGCCGACGACCGTCAGCACACCCGCCCGCGGCGGTGCCGCCGGGGTGCGTCCCGTACTGCTGACCGGAAGAGGGGGCATGGGCCTTGCGCGTCATTCTGCCTTGCGATCATGTCGTCCGCCGCCGGTGGGCTGGCGACGGCTACTGAACTCCGCCGCGCGTGGCTGCGTTGCTGTTGCGGGACTTCGTCTGGTCGAGGACGATGCCGTAGCTGCCCGGATCGTCGCCGACATTGATCATCGGCTGGCAGATGTCGCCGCAGGAATAGGTCGAGCGGCCGGCCGCGTTGTGGCGGAAGATCGTCACCACGTCCCTGTCCGGCGCCTCGACACGAACCTGCGCATCCGCGATCGCCTCGCCCTTTTCGTCGAGCACGATGAAATTGGTGGTGCCGTAGCCGCGCCCCGTGATGACGAGCGTCTGCCGGTCCTGGATGGTGGCGTCGGCGATCGACGGATTGCCGATGATGACCGTGGCAGCCGGAGCGGAGATGTGCATGACCTTGGCCTGGTCCATGTTCACCACGACCGTCTCCTCGGCGCTGGCGGCAGAGCCGAATCCCAGCAGGAGAAGACCGGCTAGACTGCTGCGGACAAGAAAATGAACCATGATTGCCTCGCACTCGTTACGCCGATGACCGGTCTTGGCGGCAGAACCGCTGATGACCGCCTCCGGCAGAACTCTTCGGCGGGCAAGACGTGCGTCTGGCGCCGCGGCGCCCCACTCTGGGCCGCCCGAAGCCTCCGCCTCTCGATCGATTGCCATGTCCCGCCAGCCCGGAATTGCCGGACTTACCTTGCGCCAATCATGAAGAGGCTTGGTAAACAAACAGAAAACACATGGAAATTCCGAGAATAACGGTCTTCGCCGATCACCCGGCGCGAATGAAGACCCGGTCCTGACCGGCCAATCGTCGAGCTTTTGAGCATTGAGGCGGGTGGATCGGCCTCTCGTCGGCGGCCACAAGCGGCACCGCCAGCCTCCGAAGAGAGGTCGAAGGCGGGCGATTCCGCCGTCCATGCGAGAGACAGACCGGTTCTCATCGCGGATGGCGCGATGAGAACCGGTCTGTCTCTCGTGGGCTGCCTCGTCCTCGTCTTGAGGAAGCCCTGCGGCAAGGACTCAGATCAGCCGGGCTTCGCCGTTGCTGAGGCCGCGCCTGCGGGCCTCCGACAGAACGTCGGACCCGATGTCGACCAGATGAAGCCCCTCGCGGGAGAGGTGGTCTGCTCCTTGATGGCACTGATCGCGTCATCCATCGTGCGCGCGACGACGAGCACGAAACGCTCCAGTCCTCCATTCGGCTGATGCTGGCCGGGTTTGCGGTGCTTGAAACGATAGCCGTCGTAAGGAAGCTCGCTCATGGCGTTACCTCTTCTTCTTGCTTGGCCGGTTGCTCCGTCCTGAAAAAGGGCTATCGCGTAAAGATAGGACTGATCGTCGTTCATGAACAGGGATCCGCTCAGGCGGACTGCGTGCCCGCCCGCGCCTTGTCGCTGGCCGTGGCGGCAAAGCGCCGGGACACGAGCGCGGCAAGCGCCGGCACCGAGAGCGTCACAAGGATGGCGACCGAGCTCATGGCCATGCCGAGGCCGACCGAGCCCTGCTCGAACTGGTTCCAGATGAAGGTCGCAATGGTCTCGGTCCCAAGCGGGGCGAGCAGGATCGTCGCGACGAGTTCGCGCGAGGCGACGGCGAAGACGAGCAGCATCGCCGCGACCATGCTCGGCAGGATCAGGGGCAGGACGATGCGCAGGATCAGCGTAACGGGCCGTGCGCCGAACACCCGTGCGGCGTCTTCCAGGCCGCTGCCCATCTGCCGCACGGCCGTCGTCGCGTAGCGCACCGGATAGGGCAGGAGCAGGCAGCAATAGGCAAAGACCAGCACCCACGGCGTGTTGTAGACCGTCAGCGGCAGCCAGGGCTGCGTCCATGCGAGGATGAGGCCGACCGCGATGACGACGCCGGGGATCGTGTTGGGCACGAGGCTGAGGAAATCGAGGACGCGCGCCATCCGCGTCTTCTGCCGCACGGTGACGAGGGCCGTCAGCACGCCGACGAGGCCGGTGATCAGCGCCGTGCCGATACCGAGCGAAAAGCTCGTCAGAAGCGCTTCCATGGCGCCCGACGTCTGGTCGGCGAGGCCGCGGAAATTGTCGAGGGACAGGTTGTCGGCGGCAAGACCACCGGAAATCGTGCGCGTGGAGGCGGTGATCAGGACACTGGCAATCGGCGCCATCGTTCCGACGGTGGCGACGGCCGCAAAGCCTGCGAGCACCAGCGGCTTGTAGCGCCCAAGCTCCATCAGTTCCTGCCGCGACGGCTTGCCGGACATGGCGCCGGTATCGCGCCGGTTGACGATCCAGTGCTGGCCGACGAAGGCCGCGAGCGCCAGCATCACGAGGACGATCGAGAGCATGGCGGCGCCGGGAAGATCGATCGGATAGTCGGAGAGGCGCTGCTCGACGCCGGTCACGAGGACGAGGAAGCCGGAGCGGGCGGCAAGGACGGCCGGCGTGCCGAACTCCTCGATCGACATGGCGAAGACGAGAAGCAGACTGGCCGCGATGGCCGGCGCGGTGAGCGGCAGCAGGATGCGCCGGAAGCTCACGCTTGGTGCTGCACCGCAGACGCGCGCGGCCTCCAGATAGCGGCCCGAGATTGCGGCAACGCTGCGCGAGACGGCGAAATAGACGACGGGAAAGACGTTGAGCGTCATGACAAAGACGACGCCCCAGTAGGAAAACAGGAACTTGCCGACATTGAAGCCGGCGATCTGGTCGAGATAGCCGTGCGGTTGCAGAGCGAAGATCCAGCCGAGCGCCGCGATATAGGGCGGGATGGTGAAGGGGACGGTGAAGAGCACGTCCCAAAGGCCGCCGCCGGGCACCTTGAAAAGTCCGCGCAGCATGCCGAGCGGCACGCCGACGACAAACGAGCCGACCATCACGCCAAGGCCGAGCTTGAGCGTGTTGAAAGTCCATTCGACAAGCCTGGGATCGGACAGCGTCTCGGAGACAAGCGCGAAGGGACGCGCGAGCGAGCCGGCGCCGATCTCGGGAAAGATCGCCTGAAGGACGATGAAGCTGAGCGGCCAGGCGATGAGGACGAGAAGAACTGGAGCGACGAGGGCGGCGAGGCCGCCGCCCTCTGTCTGGCTCCGCTCGCGTGAGCGACGGGAAAGCGCCACGTCCTCAGTTCGCCGCGAAGATCTCGGCGAAATGCGCGAGGATGGCCTTGCGGTCCGTCGACGGATCGACCGACAGCAGCTTGAGGTCGGACATGAGAGGACGATCGGCGCCGACATCGCTGCGCGCCGGCATCAGATCCGCGCCGGCAACGGCCGCCTGGCCTTCGTCCGACAGGACGTAGTCGATGAACGCCTTGGCAGCGTCCTGATGCTGCGACGACTTCAGGATCATCATCGGGCGGGGCGCGATGACGGTGCCGCTCTTCGGGAAGATGACCTTGAGCGACTCGCCCTTCTTGATCTGGCCGAAGGACTGGTAGTCGACGGCGCCGAAGACGACCGCCTTGGCACCCTGCAGCACCGGGTTCAGCGCCTGCGCGTTGGCGCCGGGCACGATCATGCCGTTGGCCGAAAGATCCTCGAAGAGCTTCCAGCCGATGGCCTCGTCGGAGGCGAGCGCGGCGACGAGCTCATAGGCCGAACCGGAGCTGGCCGGATCGGGCATCGTGACGAGGTCCTTGTATTCTGGCTTGGCAAGGTCGGACCAGTCGGTGGGTTCCGGCGTGCCGCTCTTGGTGTTCCAGGCGATGGCGAGCGCCGAAATGCCTTGGGCGACATAGGTCGGGGCCTTCAGGAAGTCCGGCACCTTTTCCGCGTTCGGGCTGGTGTAGTCGAGCAGCAGGCCGTCCTTGTCGAACTGGGTCGCGGTGTCCCAGGAGGCGGAGATCACGACGTCGGCGACGGGGTTGGCCTGCTCGGCGGCAAGCCGCGCCATCACCTTGCCGGTCGTCGCCTGGAAGACCTCGACCTCGTTGCCGGTCTTCTTCTGGAAGCCGGCGGCAAGTTTCTTGATGAGGCCGCCGGGGCCGGCGGAATAGACGGTGACGGTCTCGGCCTGGGCGGTGCCGGCAAGCACCGTTCCGATGGCGGCGGCCGCCAGCAGTCGAAGCAATGTCTTCATGGTCAAATCTCCCTGTTCGTGAATGTCGGTCGGATCGTTCGTGGGTCAGACGGAGGTTGCGGTGGCCGGGAACCAGCGGGCGCGGTCCCAGACGACGTCGACGCCGACAGGCGCGTTGTCGCGCAGGCGTTCGTCGTTGGGCAGGTCGACGTCGAAGCCGCAGGAAAGCTGGATGCGGGTCGTGTAGCCCTCGCCGCGGAAGGTCGAGCGCACGACGGTGCCGGTCAGCGAGGCCGCCTCCGGCGCGACGATGCGGAGCGCGCCGCGTGGCAGGAACAGATCTCCCGGCCCGGCATGGCCGTTGAACCCGCCCGGTGTGGCAAGGACGTCGGCACTGTCCTGGAATGTCACCTTGCCGTCCGCGAGATGGCCGGGGGCGATGAGCCCGAGCTTCAGGAAGCTTGCGACTTCGGCGCTTTCCGGCCGGGCGACGAGATGCTCCGGCGGGGCGATCTGGACGATGCCGCCGCCGGCCATCACCGCGACGCGGTCGGCAATGGCGAAGGCCTCGCCGTGGTCGTGGGTGACGTAGACGCCGGTGAGACCGAGCGAGCGGACGAGCGCCGCGATATCGACGACGAGCTGGTCGCGAAGCTCGCGGTCGAGATTGGAGAGCGGCTCGTCGAAGAGAATGACGGACGGCTGCGAGACGATGGCACGCGCAAGGGCGACCCGCTGCTGCTGGCCGCCGGAGAGCGTCGACGGCGAGCGGTCGGCGAAGGCGCCGAGGTCGACGAGGTCGAGCGCATCGCGCACCCGGCGCGCCCGTTCCTCGCCGTTGACGCCCTTCATTTCAAGGGGAAAGGAGACGTTGCCGGCCACCGTCATGTGCGGCCAGAGCGCATAGTCCTGGAACACCATGCCGATCGAGCGGCGCTCCGGCGGCACGAGCTTGCCGGTGCCCGCGTCCGCGACGACATCATCGCCGATCGAAACGCTGCCGTGCGAGGGCGCCAGTAGGCCAGCGATCATGCGCAGGAGCGTGGTCTTGCCCGACCCGGATGAGCCGAGGAGCGCGACGACCTCGCCTGGCGCGATGTCGAGATCGACGGAGGTCAGGATCGGTTTGCCGCCAAAACTCTTGCCGAGTCCGCGTGCGGACACGCTGGCACCGGCTAAAGCCGGGCTTTCAGGCCTTTGTCTCGGCGCCAACATGTCACCCCGCCTGTCGTAAGTCCCCCTGATGGGTTGGGACTATTCGGACGGGATGACAGTTTGATGAACCTTGTGCGGGAGAGTCAGGAATTGACCGGAAACAGGAGGATCGGCGGTCGCATTCTCTCAGGAACGGCAGAAACGGCGCGCGGGATCTGCGCGGCTACCGGCAGCTGAAGCCGCCATCGGCCATCAGCACCGCGCCGTTGATGATGGCCGCCTCGTACGACGCGAGATAGAGCGCGGCCGCGGCGATCTCCGAAGGCTTTGCGAAGCGCCCGACAGGGATATCCTGCCGGGCCTTGACGCCCTTCTCGCCCGACCAGCCGACAAGGGCCATTGGCGTTTCGACCACGGTTGGCGCGATCGCGTTGGCGGTGATGCCGAACCTGGCCCACTCGATCGCCATCACCTTCGTCAGGTTGATCAGGCCCGCCTTGCTGGCGCCGTAAGCGGCATGCTCCTCGATGGCGATCACCCCCGCTTGCGAGGAGATGTTGATGACACGGCCGCGGCCCGAAACCTTGAGATAGGGCAGGGCCGCCGCGCCCATGAGCCAGGGGCCGCGCAGATTGATCCGCATGGTCCTGTCCCAGGCATCGAGATTTGGTTCCTCGGCCGGAAAGATGATGCCGAGGCCGGCATTGTTGACGAGAATGTCGATCCCCATCTCGCGGCCGATCCGCTCGACCGTGGCCTTGATGGCGTCCGGATCCTCGAGGTCCAGCGCGAAGCTCCGGTGCTCATCGCCAAGCCGCGTTGCGAGCGCCGATGAATCGGCTATGTCGACAAGCGCGAGCCGGGCGCCGGCATCGGCAAAGGCCTCCGCCATGGCCTCGCCGATGC is part of the Hartmannibacter diazotrophicus genome and encodes:
- a CDS encoding retropepsin-like aspartic protease family protein, yielding MARLVFAVLCLLTVVAWMVPDLEQLGARDDLAVVATATVASPDDAALPRLGGHEVLVPSDPRGHFVMSMMLNSTPTRMLADTGATVVALRESDARRVGIFVGRNDYRQPINTANGQAFGAPVRIASMRIDAIELNDVEAIVMPDESLQTNLLGMSFLSRLERFEISGGQLVLAD
- a CDS encoding SDR family oxidoreductase, with the protein product MGDLKGLTALITGAAGGIGEAMAEAFADAGARLALVDIADSSALATRLGDEHRSFALDLEDPDAIKATVERIGREMGIDILVNNAGLGIIFPAEEPNLDAWDRTMRINLRGPWLMGAAALPYLKVSGRGRVINISSQAGVIAIEEHAAYGASKAGLINLTKVMAIEWARFGITANAIAPTVVETPMALVGWSGEKGVKARQDIPVGRFAKPSEIAAAALYLASYEAAIINGAVLMADGGFSCR
- a CDS encoding ABC transporter ATP-binding protein, with the translated sequence MSARGLGKSFGGKPILTSVDLDIAPGEVVALLGSSGSGKTTLLRMIAGLLAPSHGSVSIGDDVVADAGTGKLVPPERRSIGMVFQDYALWPHMTVAGNVSFPLEMKGVNGEERARRVRDALDLVDLGAFADRSPSTLSGGQQQRVALARAIVSQPSVILFDEPLSNLDRELRDQLVVDIAALVRSLGLTGVYVTHDHGEAFAIADRVAVMAGGGIVQIAPPEHLVARPESAEVASFLKLGLIAPGHLADGKVTFQDSADVLATPGGFNGHAGPGDLFLPRGALRIVAPEAASLTGTVVRSTFRGEGYTTRIQLSCGFDVDLPNDERLRDNAPVGVDVVWDRARWFPATATSV
- a CDS encoding pilus assembly protein N-terminal domain-containing protein; the protein is MVHFLVRSSLAGLLLLGFGSAASAEETVVVNMDQAKVMHISAPAATVIIGNPSIADATIQDRQTLVITGRGYGTTNFIVLDEKGEAIADAQVRVEAPDRDVVTIFRHNAAGRSTYSCGDICQPMINVGDDPGSYGIVLDQTKSRNSNAATRGGVQ
- a CDS encoding ABC transporter substrate-binding protein, translating into MKTLLRLLAAAAIGTVLAGTAQAETVTVYSAGPGGLIKKLAAGFQKKTGNEVEVFQATTGKVMARLAAEQANPVADVVISASWDTATQFDKDGLLLDYTSPNAEKVPDFLKAPTYVAQGISALAIAWNTKSGTPEPTDWSDLAKPEYKDLVTMPDPASSGSAYELVAALASDEAIGWKLFEDLSANGMIVPGANAQALNPVLQGAKAVVFGAVDYQSFGQIKKGESLKVIFPKSGTVIAPRPMMILKSSQHQDAAKAFIDYVLSDEGQAAVAGADLMPARSDVGADRPLMSDLKLLSVDPSTDRKAILAHFAEIFAAN
- the upp gene encoding uracil phosphoribosyltransferase, whose protein sequence is MQGVTVIDHPLVQHKLTIMRDKRTSTAGFRRLLREIATLLCYEVTRDLELSDVEIETPLETMMAPTLHGKKLVFASVLRAGNGLLEGMLDLVPAARVAHVGLYRDPKTLTAVEYYFKAPEDIGDRLTIVVDPMLATANSAVAAVERLKERGAKDLRFVCLLAAPEGIERFRGEFPDVPIYTAAIDRQLNEKGYIVPGLGDAGDRMYGTK
- a CDS encoding ABC transporter permease, with product MALSRRSRERSQTEGGGLAALVAPVLLVLIAWPLSFIVLQAIFPEIGAGSLARPFALVSETLSDPRLVEWTFNTLKLGLGVMVGSFVVGVPLGMLRGLFKVPGGGLWDVLFTVPFTIPPYIAALGWIFALQPHGYLDQIAGFNVGKFLFSYWGVVFVMTLNVFPVVYFAVSRSVAAISGRYLEAARVCGAAPSVSFRRILLPLTAPAIAASLLLVFAMSIEEFGTPAVLAARSGFLVLVTGVEQRLSDYPIDLPGAAMLSIVLVMLALAAFVGQHWIVNRRDTGAMSGKPSRQELMELGRYKPLVLAGFAAVATVGTMAPIASVLITASTRTISGGLAADNLSLDNFRGLADQTSGAMEALLTSFSLGIGTALITGLVGVLTALVTVRQKTRMARVLDFLSLVPNTIPGVVIAVGLILAWTQPWLPLTVYNTPWVLVFAYCCLLLPYPVRYATTAVRQMGSGLEDAARVFGARPVTLILRIVLPLILPSMVAAMLLVFAVASRELVATILLAPLGTETIATFIWNQFEQGSVGLGMAMSSVAILVTLSVPALAALVSRRFAATASDKARAGTQSA